The proteins below come from a single Holdemania massiliensis genomic window:
- a CDS encoding class I SAM-dependent methyltransferase has protein sequence MDSEKTLSYYNINAKKFTDGTINVDFSKTQNRFLEMLDSSAAILDFGCGSGRDTKYFLEKGYYVDAIDGSEELCKIASVYTGIEVKCMLFQELDVMEKYDAIWACSSILHLSRMELVDVMGKMARAIKLNGLIYTSFKYGTFEGERNGRYFIDMNEDGIEALIKEVPEIEIVEIWITSDVRPKRGEEKWLNLFLRKK, from the coding sequence ATGGATTCAGAAAAAACCTTATCATATTACAATATAAATGCAAAGAAATTTACAGATGGAACAATTAATGTAGATTTTTCAAAAACACAAAATAGATTTTTGGAGATGCTCGATAGTAGCGCAGCAATACTAGACTTTGGTTGTGGCTCAGGTCGTGACACGAAGTACTTTCTTGAGAAAGGATACTACGTGGATGCGATTGATGGATCAGAGGAATTATGTAAGATCGCATCCGTATACACAGGGATTGAAGTAAAGTGCATGCTTTTTCAAGAACTAGATGTGATGGAGAAGTATGATGCAATTTGGGCCTGTTCTTCTATCTTACATCTGTCACGAATGGAACTTGTAGATGTTATGGGAAAGATGGCAAGGGCTATAAAATTAAATGGACTAATCTATACATCATTTAAATACGGAACTTTCGAAGGTGAACGAAATGGTCGTTATTTTATCGATATGAATGAGGACGGTATTGAAGCTTTGATAAAAGAGGTACCAGAAATTGAAATAGTAGAAATATGGATTACATCAGATGTACGTCCTAAACGAGGCGAGGAAAAATGGTTAAATCTCTTTCTGCGAAAGAAATAG
- a CDS encoding DEAD/DEAH box helicase, whose translation MVKSLSAKEIVEYPNGGKSYFYVIDRNAIIVDEGICNCKKEEDIFSYSLITDKQNSYMYNYEKVFRFLAEDIEIIEETLRNAREYSDIKFVVRTANREENADTSPLEFLFEKNFANVYGINALKYLWKEYGIVDTNGHNYFLDYYVRLNNDGIAVEENGITYHHPQIIGKEKYRNQLKKQNSCAQWGIKLYRFSTEDCQFESRIEDDIRMFFGEDVTRFQENGLLVERKVELYDHQVDTLHEMARKRKEGINTFLIVFPTASGKSKIVEEDIRVFAEERQNFKALILAPNTNIVKDWHKRIEISLSEFKDKIEVNTFAYIVRNYAQISPVEYSYIVIDEAHHAVAPVLKRVIQYFTPKFMVGLTATDQRPDKKKLESVFGNYKTGLSLIQAMEEGIVAQANVYRIETNIDLSHVRFNGKDYINADLEKNIRVTSRNELIINVLQEYFCEGEAANRQGIIFCVSMKHTLEMEKLLNASGISANSYNGKTKNADKIMADFKAKKIRFLCVCNMISEGWDYPELGILVMARPTLSKVLYLQQIGRGLRKTDSKKNVYIIDVVDEYGAIARPCSMHSIFQNALYVPFGNIICRNYSQGDMIEIDGLTERIERIVELDITNYEDKYGSYFSQEQLAREFYVSTGTITSWIKKGKIMPTVTYPFGSKQVYLFSPEDVENIRQELEIPEHTEETIKKDFFDFLKERDYSLSYKMPFLLSFLKNMNSIGDANIEAVLDDYIAFYNNRIANGLIVDKPSCPYNAETLKNKKMIKANMLANPFEKFERKRFLYHSKDLGVISMNHALFAKLEEWEFQRIREQMLEDIQNYYKKI comes from the coding sequence ATGGTTAAATCTCTTTCTGCGAAAGAAATAGTTGAATATCCGAATGGTGGTAAAAGTTATTTTTACGTTATAGATAGGAATGCAATTATAGTAGATGAAGGAATATGTAATTGTAAAAAGGAAGAGGATATCTTTTCTTATAGTTTGATTACAGATAAGCAGAATTCCTATATGTATAATTATGAAAAAGTATTTCGATTTCTGGCAGAAGATATAGAAATTATTGAAGAAACCTTACGTAATGCCAGAGAATATTCGGATATAAAATTTGTTGTGCGTACGGCGAATCGAGAAGAAAATGCAGATACGTCACCGCTGGAATTCTTGTTTGAGAAAAACTTTGCAAATGTGTATGGAATTAATGCGCTGAAATATTTGTGGAAGGAATATGGAATAGTTGATACTAATGGGCATAACTATTTCCTGGATTATTATGTTCGATTGAATAATGACGGAATTGCTGTTGAGGAAAACGGTATAACTTATCATCATCCACAGATCATCGGTAAAGAGAAGTATCGAAATCAGTTGAAAAAGCAAAATTCATGCGCTCAATGGGGTATTAAGTTATATCGATTCTCTACGGAAGATTGCCAGTTTGAAAGCCGAATAGAAGATGATATTCGGATGTTTTTTGGAGAGGATGTCACTAGATTTCAAGAAAATGGCTTATTGGTAGAACGAAAGGTGGAATTGTATGACCACCAGGTAGATACTTTGCATGAGATGGCAAGAAAGAGAAAGGAAGGAATAAATACCTTTTTAATTGTCTTCCCTACAGCTAGTGGAAAATCCAAAATTGTGGAAGAAGATATACGAGTTTTTGCTGAGGAAAGGCAGAATTTTAAAGCACTCATTCTTGCGCCAAACACAAACATTGTGAAGGATTGGCATAAAAGAATAGAAATTTCGTTGAGTGAATTTAAGGATAAGATTGAAGTAAATACCTTTGCATACATAGTACGGAACTATGCACAAATATCACCAGTGGAGTATTCATACATAGTGATTGATGAGGCCCATCATGCAGTAGCACCGGTCCTAAAACGTGTAATTCAATATTTTACACCTAAATTTATGGTAGGACTTACAGCAACAGACCAGAGACCGGACAAAAAGAAATTAGAAAGTGTTTTTGGAAATTATAAGACAGGTTTATCTTTAATTCAGGCTATGGAGGAGGGTATTGTTGCACAAGCAAATGTGTATCGAATCGAGACAAATATTGATTTGAGTCACGTTCGTTTTAATGGAAAAGATTATATTAATGCAGACTTAGAGAAAAATATACGTGTCACTTCAAGAAACGAGCTGATCATAAATGTATTGCAAGAGTACTTCTGTGAAGGTGAAGCGGCAAATCGACAAGGCATTATTTTCTGTGTTAGTATGAAGCATACTTTAGAAATGGAAAAGCTTTTAAATGCGTCAGGTATTAGTGCTAATTCATATAACGGAAAGACGAAGAACGCAGATAAGATAATGGCAGACTTTAAGGCGAAGAAAATCCGTTTTTTGTGTGTATGCAATATGATTTCGGAAGGTTGGGATTATCCGGAATTGGGTATTTTGGTCATGGCAAGACCGACACTGTCTAAGGTACTTTATTTGCAACAGATCGGTAGAGGACTTCGCAAGACGGATTCAAAGAAAAATGTATATATAATCGATGTGGTGGATGAGTATGGCGCAATAGCGCGTCCATGTTCGATGCATAGTATTTTTCAAAATGCTTTGTATGTTCCGTTTGGTAATATTATATGCAGAAATTATTCACAAGGCGATATGATAGAGATCGACGGTCTTACTGAACGTATAGAGCGTATAGTAGAACTTGATATTACAAATTACGAAGATAAGTATGGTAGTTATTTCAGTCAGGAACAGCTGGCAAGAGAATTTTATGTGAGTACAGGAACGATTACAAGCTGGATAAAAAAGGGTAAGATTATGCCAACGGTTACATATCCTTTTGGAAGCAAACAAGTTTACTTGTTTAGTCCAGAGGATGTAGAAAACATAAGGCAGGAGCTAGAGATTCCGGAACATACAGAAGAAACGATTAAGAAAGATTTCTTTGATTTTTTGAAAGAGAGAGACTATTCGCTTTCTTATAAAATGCCATTTTTACTTTCTTTTTTAAAGAACATGAATTCCATTGGGGATGCAAATATTGAAGCGGTGTTAGATGACTATATTGCATTTTATAATAATAGAATTGCGAATGGCTTGATCGTTGATAAACCATCCTGTCCCTATAACGCAGAGACGTTAAAAAATAAAAAAATGATTAAAGCAAATATGCTGGCCAATCCATTTGAAAAGTTTGAGAGAAAAAGATTTTTATATCATTCAAAGGATTTGGGAGTAATATCTATGAATCATGCGCTTTTTGCTAAATTGGAAGAATGGGAATTTCAGAGAATAAGAGAACAGATGCTGGAAGATATCCAGAATTACTATAAGAAAATTTGA